The Ktedonobacterales bacterium region TGTGCTGGTTGAGGTTGATTTTTCTCGCTCCCGGCGTCGTCTGCAAAGCCTCTTCCCTGAAGAGAAGCAGCTTGCTCGTATCCAGCGTTGGCTGAGGAGCAATGAAGACCGCTACGCATTAGGGCTGATGACGACGAATGAATTTGTAGGAGGGGCGTTGGCGGAGCTTGGCCTTGACCGCGCGGCGTTTATTGATCTCTGGAATGATATATTCGTTGAGCGCACCTATATACCGCTGTTTATGCAGGAACTCCGGGCGCAGGGCTATATGCTGGCTATCTGCTCCAATACCAATGAGCTACATATGGATTACCTCCAGAGTATCTCTCCCTGGTTTGCCGAAGCGCAGCATATCATCTTCTCATATCAAGTTGGCGCGCTGAAGCCTGACCTGGCGATCTATCGTGCTGTGGAAGCTGCGACCGGTCATCCTGCCGCCGGGCATCTCTTTCTGGATGATCTGCCGGAAAATGTGGCTGGCGCTCGCGCGGCTGGCTGGGATGCCATCTGCTTTGAGACGCCAGAGCAGGTTCAGGCAGAACTGGTTGCCAGGGGCATTCGATTCACGCCCTGGAAGCTGTAGAAGCTGCGAAAGAAGGGCCTGATGGAGATGCCTACCAGGCGGTTGCTCCTACGAGATTTTGCGGCGGAAGACGAGGCTGCGGTTCTTGCCCTGGAGGCCGATCCGGCCCTTCATCACTTTCGTGGCGGCGGCCAGCTCACTGAGGGAGAGGGGCGCGCCCTGTTCCAACGGACCCAGGACTGGCTCACGCTCAACCCGCGCCCGGTTTATGCTCTGGCGATAGTGCTGCGCGACGAAGGGCGGCTGATCGGGATGGTCTTTCTGACCATTACGAATCGGGAGTTGGGCCAGGCAGAACTGGGCTATCGGCTCAGCCCTGCGGAGTAGGGACAGGGATATGCTACCGAGGCCGCTCAGGCGCTGGTTGATTTCGGGTTCTCCACTGTTGGGCTTCACCGCATCTATGCGCTGTGTCACCCGGATAATACTGGCTCGCAGCGGGTGATGGAGAAGATAGGCATGCAGTATGAGGGGCGCCTGCGCGAAGACTTTCGCAATAGAGATGGCTCCTGGCGTGATAGCCTGCTCTATGCCATCCTTGACCATGACTGACTGGCGCTTCAAGGGACTTCTTGTGGCCCGTATTCTGGCAGGTCTATCCTGGGGTCAACCTGATCGAACTCTTCAGGGGAATGGAAGAGATCGTCGAGATCCTTCTGTTCGATGGCGCGCAGCCGAATCCTTTCGCTGCGCCAGAAGTTATAGTTCGCCATGAGCTATCCTCTCACCTATGGAGCATCTTCTTGTCAATTCACGGCGCAAATGAAAGAGCCGGAGAGGTGAATCGCTCCTCTCCGGCTTCCTGCGCCGCGTTAGCGGCGGCGCAGGAATGCAGGGATTTCGATGCCATCCAGCGGGCCAGAGCGCCGGGGCGTGTCTGGTGGGCGCTGGATGACTTGCCGGACGGGGCGGCTCTGGCTGGGCGGCTCTGGCCGTCCGGTATCCGGCAGAGGCGGCGTCGGCTCCGCTACCACCTCTGTGTCGGGGTCTGTGGCTGGCTCGCCAGAGGTGGGGCGCAGATGAGCCGCCGGGACTCCAGGGCGGTTACCAGGCGCGCTGGTGGCGCGCAGCCGCGCCGAATCAGGCAGAGGCGTTGATGTCGGTGGCAGATGCGGCGTGGGGCCAATCGGCCCGTGATTGACCGGGTAAGCCGGACGCGAACTGCCAGCCTGGGCGTAGACCATGCGGCGATCATACTCGCTGCGGCCCTGGAGCGCCCGGTTCTCAAAACCGGTGGCAATCACCGTAATCTTGATACGGCCATCGTACACCGGGTCTTGCACTGCCCCAAAGATGATATTGGCCTCCGGGTGTGCGGCCTTGCTGATAATGTCGGCGGCCTCGTGAACCTCGAAGAGCGTCAGGTCGTTGCCGCCAGTGACATTAAACAGCACCCCACGCGCGCCGCTGATGTCAATATCGAGTAGTGGGCTGGCGATAGCCTGGCGCGCGGCATCCACCGCGCGCGTTTCGCCGCTGCCCTCACCAATTGCCATCAGGGCGCTGCCGGCATCGGCCATAATGGCCTTGACATCGGCAAAGTCCAGATTGATGATGCCTGGCACCGTGATCAGGTCGCTGATGCCCTGGATGCCCTGGCGCAGCACGTCGTCAGCAAGCCGGAAGGCTTCGGACAGCGGCATCTTTTTATCAGCCACCTGGAGCAGCCGATCATTCGGGACAGTGATCAGCGTATCAACATGCTGCTTGAGCGCGGCGATGCCCTCTTCGGCAGCGATGCGGCGCTTGTTGCCCTCGAAGGAGAATGGCCTGGTCACGACGCCGACGCTGAGCGCACCAGCCTCCTTGGCGATCTGCGCGACCACAGGGCTGGCGCCGGTTCCGGTACCCCCGCCCATGCCGGAGGTGATGAAGACCATATCCGAGCCTTTAATCGCCTCGTAGAGTTCTTCGCTGCTCTCCTCGGCGGCTTTCGCGCCGATGGCAGGGTTGCCGCCTGCGCCAAGGCCGCGTGTCAGCTTATCACCGATGCGGATGCGATGCGGTGTTTCGGCCAGCAGCAGCGCCTGGGCGTCGGTGTTGACAGCGATAAACTCGATGCCGAGCATCTGCGCCTGAATCATCCGGTTGACAGCGTTGCTGCCGCCGCCACCGACGCCGATGACGCGAATCTGAGCAAACCCCTCAACCTGATGATGGTTCATTTGTGGCGCCATGTTCCAAGCCTCCCTTCTATCCGAAGGCTGCAAAGGAAAATCGAACGGCACGATTGCTATTCGATTTGTTTTCCTATGGTAGTAACGTTTGAAGCCACTGCTTAAAACGCTGATAGACAAAAGGTACTTCCTGGCTGCGAGCTTCATCCGCAGCCAGCGCCTCACTCTGGCGCAATCCCCACAGCAGCAGACCTACCCCGGTCGAGAACGCGGGCTTATTCACCAGCGAATCAACGACTTCGTGCAGCCCGCGCGGTGTGCCGATGCGCACCGGCAGGTTAAATGTGGACCGCGCTTTTTCGATGATGCCAGGCAGTTCGGCAGTGC contains the following coding sequences:
- a CDS encoding HAD-IA family hydrolase — translated: MPEQQLLQQPRAVVLDIGNVLVEVDFSRSRRRLQSLFPEEKQLARIQRWLRSNEDRYALGLMTTNEFVGGALAELGLDRAAFIDLWNDIFVERTYIPLFMQELRAQGYMLAICSNTNELHMDYLQSISPWFAEAQHIIFSYQVGALKPDLAIYRAVEAATGHPAAGHLFLDDLPENVAGARAAGWDAICFETPEQVQAELVARGIRFTPWKL
- the ftsZ gene encoding cell division protein FtsZ, with amino-acid sequence MAPQMNHHQVEGFAQIRVIGVGGGGSNAVNRMIQAQMLGIEFIAVNTDAQALLLAETPHRIRIGDKLTRGLGAGGNPAIGAKAAEESSEELYEAIKGSDMVFITSGMGGGTGTGASPVVAQIAKEAGALSVGVVTRPFSFEGNKRRIAAEEGIAALKQHVDTLITVPNDRLLQVADKKMPLSEAFRLADDVLRQGIQGISDLITVPGIINLDFADVKAIMADAGSALMAIGEGSGETRAVDAARQAIASPLLDIDISGARGVLFNVTGGNDLTLFEVHEAADIISKAAHPEANIIFGAVQDPVYDGRIKITVIATGFENRALQGRSEYDRRMVYAQAGSSRPAYPVNHGPIGPTPHLPPTSTPLPDSARLRATSAPGNRPGVPAAHLRPTSGEPATDPDTEVVAEPTPPLPDTGRPEPPSQSRPVRQVIQRPPDTPRRSGPLDGIEIPAFLRRR